The Cottoperca gobio chromosome 6, fCotGob3.1, whole genome shotgun sequence genome has a segment encoding these proteins:
- the pex11a gene encoding peroxisomal membrane protein 11A has protein sequence MDAFVQFTSQSQGRDRIFRATQYACALSIYLLRNNSERKDLVAKLKSLETNMSAGRKLLRLGNTVNSIEAAKRTMQLSDRVLCLCLTAANVSRGLYFICDNVLWARNVGLMRDIDKERWSLNSSRFYFLSLVTSLTRDVYVVIQLMAQKARDRNFRQKMELHLNESPEVAEAVVPQLDAFLFLLLESLKSHPAVAFDMLKNVCDLFIPLDRLGIYQSNAGVVGFCGLLSSVIGIVTLTQPKLRLKP, from the exons ggcAACCCAATATGCATGTGCACTGTCGATATATCTACTTCGAAACAACTCCGAAAGAAAGGACCTTGTGGCGAAACTTAAAAGTCTGGAAACCAACATGAGTGCTGGACGAAAAC TGTTAAGGCTGGGGAACACAGTAAATTCCATTGAGGCGGCTAAGCGAACCATGCAACTCTCCGACCGAGTGCTGTGCCTGTGCCTTACTGCTGCCAACGTCAGCCGCGGCCTCTACTTTATCTGCGACAATGTACTTTGGGCCAGAAATGTCGGTCTTATGCGCGATATCGACAAGGAACGCTGGAGCCTAAATTCCTCTCGCTTCTATTTCCTCTCACTGGTTACGAGTCTGACGAGAGATGTTTATGTAGTCATCCAGTTAATGGCACAGAAAGCAAGAGATAGAAACTTTAGACAGAAAATGGAGCTGCATCTCAATGAGAGTCCTGAAGTAGCTGAAGCTGTTGTCCCTCAGCTGGATGCGTTTCTCTTTCTGCTGTTGGAGAGCCTGAAATCGCATCCGGCTGTTGCCTTCGACATGCTGAAAAATGTATGCGATCTCTTCATTCCTCTAGACAGGTTGGGCATATACCAGTCTAACGCAGGAGTGGTGGGATTTTGCGGTTTATTATCCTCAGTGATTGGGATTGTAACCCTCACACAGCCCAAGTTGAGACTCAAACCATGA